The Clostridium beijerinckii genomic sequence AAAGAACAAAAAATATTAGTAATTACTAACATTTTGATAAAGTTTGTATTACTTCCCCATTAGTTTTTTGTTCCTCATCTTCAATTTGATTATAAACTATATTATATAGTTTGTAAATTATAAAATATAGTTTATAATTATATTATATAGTTCTAAATGTTTTTATAATTATATATTGCAATTAAGTTTCTACATCATGCTCTTGATTAACACTTGCTTTATTAGAGTTTTAAATGTAAATTTACTATAGCAACATATATATTTTTTTAAATGTTAAACTATTTTTATAAGATAAGATTATAGGAGTGAAAAGTGTATGCACAAAAGAAATCTAACCAGAGAAAAGATTATTCTAGTTTCTTTTTGTCTAGCAGATGAAATTGGTATTAATCAACTTAATTTTCAAAAGATCGCTGAAAAATTGGATGTAAAATATCCTTCTTTGTATAATCACTTTAATAATATGGATGAACTTAAAATTGAAATGACAGTATATATGTTAAATAAGATGAATCAGAAATTGATGCATAGGCTGATTGGCAAGAGTGGTTATGATGCCATAAGAGAATATGCTGGTGTTTATAAAGAATTTGCTTTTGAAAATAAGACAGCTTATAAACTTTTTATCAATATTCCTAGCACTAAAAATAATGAATTGTTTAATTTAATGAGAAAAATAACTCATATTATTCATGAAATTCTAAATTCTTACATTAAGGATGAAATTCTTTTGGTTCATAAAAGCCGAACTTTAAGAAGTCTCCTACATGGTTTTATTTCATTATATTCCTTTGGATATTTTCAAGGTGATGTTGATTTAGAAGATACCTTTAAATCTATGATAGATGACTTTATCTCGTCACTTAACAAATAACCCTTGTGAAAGGTAAGAAAATATAATATGAGTATACTTAACAAAACAAAGTGATTAATCCACCTCCCCCTTTGTTATAGGATTTTAAGATTCTTGTATGACCAATATGCATTAACTATTTAAATAACTTGATTTTCAAGATCCAAATTTGTATATTTTTCTTAAATCGAGTAGGAGGAAAACAATTATTTTGTTTTCCGACCTCTCACACCACCGTACGTACCGTTCGGTATACGGCGGTTCATCAGAATTTAATGCATCATTTGATATGTTTGTGTTAGACTAATAAATCCTATAGATTCTAGATATTTATTATTTAAAGATTTGCTCAAAATCGGGCTGTTGGAAATTCTCCAATAGCCTTTTCTTGTATTAGCGTATTCCCATGCTTTGTATTTATTAATTCCTAATTTAGCTAGATTTCTTTGCTTGGTGCTAATCTTCTTCCATTGTTTCCATATGCAAGCTCTTAGTCTTCTTCTAATCCATTTATCTAGTTCCACTAGCCTTCCGCGTGCGTTAGCAATTCCATAGTAATTAATCCATCCTCTTGTAATTTGATTTAATTTAAGTAACCTATATTCCATGCTAATTCCTTTATTTCTGTTAGTATAGAATTTAACCTTTTCCTTGAATCTCTTTATGGATTTCTCATGGATCCTTATTTCTGCTCCGCTTTTCGAGAAGTAAAACGAAAATCCTAAAAATTTTCGTTTAGATACAAAGTCTACTGCACTTTTATCCTTATTTACTCTAAGTTTTAAATTATTTTCAATTATATTGGTCATAGATTTCATTACTCTAAGCCCTGCTCTTTTGCTTTTGACATATACATTATTATCATCTGCATATCTGCAAAATTTGTGCCCTCGCCTTTCAAGTTCTTTATCCAATTCATCTAACATTATATTTGCTAATAATGGACTTAACGGACCACCTTGTGGTGTTCCTTCTTCACTTGTTACTGAAACCCCATTAATGAGGATTCCGCTTTTGAGGTATTTTCTTATTAATGATAACAATCTTTTGTCTTGTATCTTCTTTTCAAGTTTACTCATAAGAATATCATGATTGACTTTATCAAAGAATTTCTCTAAATCCATATCTATAACCCATCTATTTCCTTGATTTATATATTGTTTTGATTTCCTTATAGCATCTTGTGCTCCTCTGCGAGGACGGAATCCAAAGCTATTCTCGGAAAATAAAGGTTCATATATTCTAGATAAAACTTGGGCAATAGCCTGTTGAATCAATCTATCTTGTACAGTTGGTATGCCTAATAATCTAATTCCACCATCTGGTTTGGATATTTCTTTTCTCCTTACAGGTGATGGATTATATCTATTTTCTAGTAGTTTAGCTTTAATTGTTTCCCAGTGTTTCTTGATATGCTCACGAAGTTCATCGGTCTTCATTCCATCGACACCATGGCTACCTTTATTACTAATTACTCTTTTAAGTGCTAGAAGCATATTATTTCTTTCTAGAACTTCTTCAAGTAATCTACTAGTATCAAATGTTCCATCGTTTACGCTTTCTCTATTTGGTAAAACCATAGAATTACTCCGCACCTTTGATTTACCTTGAAGTTCCACTTCTACTTCCATCACTTGGTCTCTATATTGAGTTTTCTGCTTTCTTTGTAATTGCTTTGATTTATCCAAAGTTGTAAACCTCCTAATGTTCAGTCCTTCATCCGCTATCGCGTTTAGCGGAGTTACTATGACTTCTGCTGACTTCTGATAGTTCAGCTATATATCACTATATAGGTTGTATCCTAGAAATTTAATTCATTTGGCACTTATCTATCAGACCTCCCCAGGTAAGAGCACGCACTTTCACCTCATCTATCTGCCACATTTACTCATTCTGTTTCGGATAGTTATTGGGCTTTACTTTGTATGGCAAGTTTACCCACAGAATTGAGCCTCAGATGTGATTCGTATTCCTCAGACCAAGGCTTTGCCGCCGACTTCCTTCAGATTCCACCTTGCGATGGACACCCTTGTCTTAAGCTAATGGTTAGCACTATCAGCCCCCATTACGGACTTTCACCGATTAGCGCGTGCCCATGCTGGGCACACCATAAAAAGAGAGCTTACTTTGTGTAAACTCTCTTTAGTAAAATCATATACGGCTTTTAGTTAGAATTTTTTATGCCCATCTTTTTAAACATGCGAACATAACCTAGAAAGCCAACATATTCTGTCATTTACCTCTATTGCTGTTATATTTTCACAACAAGATCATTTTGTGCTTTTAAGGACAATTCCTTCCTTAAATCCCCCACGTTCTTCTCTTTTCTTATCTCTAGCTTTAATAAGCTCTTCTTCACTAAAGCCTAGGCTGTCAGCAAGTCCAAACAAAACTTCCATAACATCAGCTAATTCTTCTAAGTTCTTATCTTCCAGAAATTCATTAACTTCTTCTTTTAGTTTGGCTTCTAAAAGCTCATACTTCTCTTCTTTAGTTGCGACGTCTATATCACATTCTCTTCCATCAGCTTTTATTATTTCTGGGATTTTATCTCTTACTAATTTATTATATACTTTCATTAACTCTCACTCTTTCCACAATTATCCACATTCCCGTATTTAATATTTTTATTAAAAATCGTATTATCTAAATGAACTTTTCATCTATCTCTTTATATTTGTAGTATCAAATATTATGTCACATTTATTCTCAATGTCTAGTTCTGTAAAGTAATGTTCTTCCAGTGGAATCCATTTGTTTATGAAATCCTGAAGTTTTTCTTCACCATTACGTTTTAGAATTCGTTCATGCTGCACTTTAGGATCAATAGTTATAAAAATTTTATAATCATAATAATCCCTTAATGTAGGATGCAGACTATAACTTCCTTCAACTATAGTTAAATTTTTAGGTTCTACTTTTATAGGCTGACTTAGCTCCCCTTTATTGCATAAAT encodes the following:
- a CDS encoding TetR/AcrR family transcriptional regulator yields the protein MHKRNLTREKIILVSFCLADEIGINQLNFQKIAEKLDVKYPSLYNHFNNMDELKIEMTVYMLNKMNQKLMHRLIGKSGYDAIREYAGVYKEFAFENKTAYKLFINIPSTKNNELFNLMRKITHIIHEILNSYIKDEILLVHKSRTLRSLLHGFISLYSFGYFQGDVDLEDTFKSMIDDFISSLNK
- the ltrA gene encoding group II intron reverse transcriptase/maturase, with protein sequence MDKSKQLQRKQKTQYRDQVMEVEVELQGKSKVRSNSMVLPNRESVNDGTFDTSRLLEEVLERNNMLLALKRVISNKGSHGVDGMKTDELREHIKKHWETIKAKLLENRYNPSPVRRKEISKPDGGIRLLGIPTVQDRLIQQAIAQVLSRIYEPLFSENSFGFRPRRGAQDAIRKSKQYINQGNRWVIDMDLEKFFDKVNHDILMSKLEKKIQDKRLLSLIRKYLKSGILINGVSVTSEEGTPQGGPLSPLLANIMLDELDKELERRGHKFCRYADDNNVYVKSKRAGLRVMKSMTNIIENNLKLRVNKDKSAVDFVSKRKFLGFSFYFSKSGAEIRIHEKSIKRFKEKVKFYTNRNKGISMEYRLLKLNQITRGWINYYGIANARGRLVELDKWIRRRLRACIWKQWKKISTKQRNLAKLGINKYKAWEYANTRKGYWRISNSPILSKSLNNKYLESIGFISLTQTYQMMH
- a CDS encoding nucleoside triphosphate pyrophosphohydrolase, producing the protein MKVYNKLVRDKIPEIIKADGRECDIDVATKEEKYELLEAKLKEEVNEFLEDKNLEELADVMEVLFGLADSLGFSEEELIKARDKKREERGGFKEGIVLKSTK